Genomic segment of Diaphorobacter sp. HDW4A:
TGAACACCAAGGGCGGCGTCGGCAAGACCACGACCGCTGTGCATTTGGCAGTGATGCTGGCCCGGCAGGGCAAGACCCTCCTGATCGACGGCGACCCGCAGGCCTCGGCCGCGAGCTGGGCTGCTTGGCGTCGTGAGACGCAATACGACCCGTCGCCCACCACCACCTGCCTCGCTGGTAAGGCGATCTTGGCCGAAGGCAAGCAGTTGGCCAGCGGCTTCGAGCATGTCGTCGTTGATGCCGGTGGCCGTGATTCGGTTGGTCTGCGCTCCGCGCTGCTGCTGGCCCAGCGTGCCGTGATCCCGATTGGCGCGAGCAATCTGGACGCTGCCGCCATGACCGACTTGCTGGAAGTGGTCGAGCTGGCCCGCGACTACAACCCCGAGCTGGATGTGCGCGTGCTGCTGACCCGTGTCGATCCGCGCACCAAGGATGCGGCCGAAATGCTGGAATTCTTGGCCGAGCAGAAGCTGACCGTGCTGCCGACCAAGGTGTGCGAGCGGGTGGCTTTCCGCCGCGCCATCGGCGAAGGCGCGAGCGTTCAGGAGCTGGGCCGCGATCAAGCCGCCATTGCCGAGATGGAAGCCTTCTTCAAGGAGGTGATGGCATGAGCATGAAGGGCAAGCCCAACACGGCGCAGTTCAAGCCGCCCAAAGACCCGACCGCCTTCCTTGAAGGCGGGGAGGCGGACAAGGCCGAAAAGCCGCTGGTGGCACCTGCGGCCGTGACCACGCCACCGGCCGCCACGCCGCCCGCTGCCGAGGAAACGCAGCGCTACGGCCGCGCACGGGTGCAAAAAATCTTCAACTTCCCCGAGGAACTGGCTGATCGCCTGCGCCGCGAAGCGCTCAAGCGCTCAGAAGAGAAGGGCACGCGCGTCACCGAGAAAGACCTCGTGGTCGAGGCGCTCGAAGCCTTCCTCAAGCGCTGATAGGTATGTATATACCTATCTATGTATATATATACTGATTTCCAGTATGGACTATAGTCCATACAAGTGGCGACACCAACACCATGCAGCGACAAGCGCAACGAAACATGATATTGTTGCGATTGGGCGCGGAATAAGGTATAAACGATGCTGACGACAACTGCTAGTGTGGTCGCGCCAAAGGTCTTGAAGGAACTCATCGCCGCTGGGTCGGTTTCCGCCGCCCGAGTGGAACCCGGTGACAAGGGCCTCTTGATCGTGGTGCGGGCCGGAATGAATGAGCGAGTGCTGGGTGCTGCCCGTGGCGGCCTTCGGTACTTCCAGAGTCTCGATGGAGCTGCAAGCGTGTTGCAGTCCTACGGGATCATGAAGTTTGATGTGAATACGGAGCACTGGGTGCCCAAGACGATGGTTCGAGGCTACAAGCAAGCCCCGGCCATGTTGGACGCAGAGTGATCGTGATGAAGAAGGAGAGAGCTGACCAGACAGCAGAAAACTGGAGAGTCAGAAACGACAAAGCCCGCTTTGGCGAGCGGGCCTTGACAGAGAAACCGGGCAGGGTGCCCAGACACGTACAGGATTCATCTTGGCGGATGAGTTCTGTAGAAACGCAATGAAGCGATTGACTATGCTTTGATTGTACGTGTCTTAAGCCCTGCGCGCAAGCGTGCGCACGCCCCTACGGGACGTGTGAAGAGGGGTTATGGCAGGTACAACGGCACAGACACGAGACAACCAGACCGCAGATCGCTTTTTCCAGTCGGGCACCGCGCTCAATCGCGTGCTCACGGAAGCGCCCTATCTGCCGCGTTGCTCTGACGACAAGACGGCCACCCGCGTCCGGCCGCGCGAATACGCCATTCGCTACCCCTACATGCAGGTCAATCGGCCCGGCTTTGTGAGCTGGCTGATCTTCGACCTCGACCACACCAAGGCGATGATCTGGGAGGACGCTGGGCTTCCTGCTCCCAATCTGATCGTCCGCAACCGCCAAAGCGGCCACAGCCACCTCTACTACGCGATTCCCCCGGTCTGCACGACCGAGGCCGCCCGCAGCAAGCCCATCGCGTACATGAAGGCCGTCTACGAGGCCTTCGCTGCCCGGCTCGATGCCGACACCGACTTCCACAGCGGCCCCGTGGCCAAGACGCCCGGCCATCCTTGGTGGCTGACGCACGAGCTGCACGCCCACGTCTACGAGCTGGGGGAGTTGGCCGACTACGTGGACTTGGCTGTGTCCAGCCCGTGGGGGAAGGGGCCGCAGTTCGACGAGGTGAGCCATTCCCGGCACTGCATCCTCTTCGAGCACCTGCGCCACTACGCCTATTCCATCGTGAACCGTGAGCGCGAGCGCGGCTCTTTTGCCACCTTCACGCGGCTGCTCGAAGCCTATGCGCACAACCGCAACAGCTTCCAGAAGCTGGGCTTCATGGACAACCTGGCCCAGTCCTCACTCAAGGCCACGGTGAAGTCGGTCGCCCGCTGGACGTGGGATCGCTACACCGGCTGCGGCCGGTGCCACCGGGGCGTGATGCAGCTCGACAAGGACTTGCCGCTGATCGAGCGGCAGCGCCTCGCCGCCGCCCGCACCCACGACGTGCGCCACAAGGCCACCGAGTCCAAGGTGCGCGCCGCGTGCCGCCTGCTGCAACAGAAGGGCGAAGCCCTCACGCAAGCCGCTATCGGCCGCGTGGCGGGCCTCACAAGGCAGACGGTGGCCACCTACAAGCATGTGCTCGAAGAAGTGCTCAAGCCCGTCGCCGTGGCGATTTTGGGGGGCGCTTCGGGCAAGGCCGAGGATGTTAAACATGGTGCACATCAGGTAACTGCCGCCCCGCAGGGGGCCGGGGTTCCGGGTGCTGCTTCGGTGTCCCTTGAGCTGTTTCCTGCTGGGCCGGGTGTCGTGCCTGTGCTGGATGGCTGAGATGGAGCTGGTTTTGGTTTTGAGTAGCCCCAGCGTTTTTCAAACGCGAGTAGCCGCAAGTGGGTTGTGGGTAAGTCCGCAGGACTTATCCATCATCCCGCGCGCAGGGCGAAGCCCGGAGGGTGTTTCGCCGCGCGTCAGCGCGGCCCCCCTGTCACTTTTCGGCGTGGCGGCCGTGTCGGTTGAATGGAGTTCGGAGGATGTAGCGTATGGCTCGACGGTCTTTTGACGATGAAACGCTCGCATGGGTGCGAGAGATGCCGCTGTCGCAGGTGCTCGACAAGCTGCGCGATGATGGTCAGTTGTTCTGGCGTCGCGATCCTGACTTCGTGCCGGAGAAGGACAAGCGGACGGTGCGGCTGTTTTTGTCGTCGCCCTCGGGCTTTGCTTGGGAAGTTCTGGTGACGGGCCTCAAGTGGTTTGACGTGCGCGCAGGGAAGGGTGGAGGTGGCGGCATCGACCTCGTGATGCACCTGTTGGGCATCGACTTCGTGAAGGCCGTCAAGCTGCTTTCGTCCGGTGCCGGTGTGGCTGGCCAGCGTCGTCCAGTTCGGCCGCAGTGAAATTCGGGCGGCTCGCTGCTGCGCATCGACCGGGCTCTCGTGCTTCGCATCGAGCCTCGTGCCGAGTCTCGACCCCTGCGGGCTTCGATCTTCCCTCCCTGTCGGTCGGCCTGCCGCTTTCGCCGTCCCGGCGACCGAAACCCCTTCGGTTTCGGCTTCCCGCGTGGGGTCTTGCCCCACACGTCGCGGGGGAATGTGGGCGGGCTTTGCCCTTGACATCCCCCTCTGACGTGAGGCTCTGGTCGTTCCAGCCGCATCAAGGGTGCGCTGCGCCGTGATCCTCACCCGTTCGGTGCTCGGGCTGCGCCCTGTGCTCCGCGTGCGGCTTCCGGTCACGCCCTTGACCCGGCTTCCACTTGAAAACCGTATGTATATAGGTAGGTATATATATACATAAATCGAGCGAATCAAGCGGCTTGTGTGGCGCTGGGGAAGTCGTGACGCAAGGATGGTGGCTTGTTCATCACCGGAGATCGACTCCCATGCAAACTACCAAAACCACCCCGTACCACTGCGCCGAGCTGCGGCGCTCTGTGCCCGTGCTCCAGCGGATCGAATGGGTGAGCGGGATCGGCCAAGACGATGCCGAGCCGGTTGTGCTCGCCGAGGCCTGTGCGCTGGCCAGCCGCTGCCCGAGGGTCGCGCACTGCCCGCTGACGGCCGACGAGTAGGGCGGCTCGATGGCCGCCCCGGAAGCCCCAGCTTGCGGGCTGGGGCGGGGTCACGGTCAGTCCTTGAGCAAGACGATGTGGTGTGTGATGCCTGTGGCGATCAGCACAGCGTGCTCGTTGTTGCGGAACGGGTAGCCGTTGTGTGCGATGACGATGATGCGCATGAAATTCACCTCCTTTCTGGGCAAGTTGCCTCACACCTATTTATGCGGCGGCGCTGAAAAGGGGGTCGATTCAGAAAACGGAATTTAAAGCACGCTAAGGAATGCTCGATCCAGCAACGGCGCGGCTTTGCGTGTGGCGTCTGCCGCTGGAAGCGGCGTTTCGGCTGTTCTCGAAACTCGGCAGTCTCGGCGGCTCGATTCGAGAGCGGTTTTCGAGAACGGGACGGACAAGGCCAGCACTGGCGCGGCCCGCATTCTCACGGTGGCTTCTTGAAAATGATCGTTTGCGAGAGCGGTGGCCATGCCAATGGCTTAACGTACTTTATTTTCCGTTTTCTGAGACGTCCCCAACATCGCCCCCTGGAAGTCTTGGTTGCCTCTCATCGTCCTCGTCCGCGTCGTTCGCCGATCGTTTCAGATCATACTGGCCGAGGCCAGCGTCGACGGGGGATTTTTTCAACGGCCTGCTAGAGTTGGTCAGCGCGGGTCAGTTCGACGGCCAGGGCGACCACCACACCCCCAAGCCCTTCGTGCGCAAAGCGTTTGCCAAGTATCTTGAGTGCGGCATCTTTGCCCATGGCTTTGCCCGCGCTCGCTGCGGCGACTGTGGGCACGACTACTTTGTAGCCTTCTCCTGCAAAGGCCGGGGAGTCTGCCCCTCGTGCACCACCCGGCGCATGGTGGAGACAGCGGCACACCTGAGCGACCACGTCTTCCCCCGCCTGCCGGTGCGCCAGTGGGTGCTCTCCGTGCCCAAGAGGTTGCGGTACTTCATGCAACGCGACGGAGCGGTGCTGAGCATGGTGCTGCGCATCTTTCTGCGGGTGATCGCACAAACTCTGCAGACCCACAGCCCCGGTGCGGCCCATATGGACAAGGCAGGCCTGCACATCGGTGCCATCGCCTTCATTCACCGATTCGGCTCCAGCCTCAATGAACACGTCCACTTCCACGTTTGTGTGGTGGACGGGGTGTTTGAGGAAGTGGAGGGCGAGGGCGATGCTGATGCGACCCCTCGAATCTCATCGCCGGGTGTCATCTTTCACGCGGCCACCGGCATCG
This window contains:
- a CDS encoding ParA family protein: MIFACVNTKGGVGKTTTAVHLAVMLARQGKTLLIDGDPQASAASWAAWRRETQYDPSPTTTCLAGKAILAEGKQLASGFEHVVVDAGGRDSVGLRSALLLAQRAVIPIGASNLDAAAMTDLLEVVELARDYNPELDVRVLLTRVDPRTKDAAEMLEFLAEQKLTVLPTKVCERVAFRRAIGEGASVQELGRDQAAIAEMEAFFKEVMA
- the parC gene encoding ParC family partition-associated protein, which codes for MLTTTASVVAPKVLKELIAAGSVSAARVEPGDKGLLIVVRAGMNERVLGAARGGLRYFQSLDGAASVLQSYGIMKFDVNTEHWVPKTMVRGYKQAPAMLDAE
- a CDS encoding replication initiation protein, which translates into the protein MAGTTAQTRDNQTADRFFQSGTALNRVLTEAPYLPRCSDDKTATRVRPREYAIRYPYMQVNRPGFVSWLIFDLDHTKAMIWEDAGLPAPNLIVRNRQSGHSHLYYAIPPVCTTEAARSKPIAYMKAVYEAFAARLDADTDFHSGPVAKTPGHPWWLTHELHAHVYELGELADYVDLAVSSPWGKGPQFDEVSHSRHCILFEHLRHYAYSIVNRERERGSFATFTRLLEAYAHNRNSFQKLGFMDNLAQSSLKATVKSVARWTWDRYTGCGRCHRGVMQLDKDLPLIERQRLAAARTHDVRHKATESKVRAACRLLQQKGEALTQAAIGRVAGLTRQTVATYKHVLEEVLKPVAVAILGGASGKAEDVKHGAHQVTAAPQGAGVPGAASVSLELFPAGPGVVPVLDG